From Methylovorus glucosotrophus:
CTGCGCAGCACCATAGACGAGGTCAGCGGCAAAAGCTGGTACGACCTCACCAGCCAGGCCTTTACCGTCTTCCTGCCAGTCAAATCCGTCGGCGTCATGGGCGACGGCCGCACCTACGACTACGTCGTCTCCCTGCGCGCCGTCATCACCAGCGACTTCATGACCGCGCACTGGGCCGAACTCCCCTACAGCCTGCTCGGCCGCGTCTCCAACCGCATTATCAACGAAGTCCGTGGCATCAACCGCGTCGTCTACGACATCTCCGGCAAACCACCGGCAACCATTGAGTGGGAGTGATCCTGAGCCAGCATTAAAACACCTAAAACCCGCGTAACAGCGGGTTTTTTCTTTTTCGTCCTTCAGTTTCCAGCAAATATTCGCATCTCCAAGCACTCCATTCTTATGGCATGGTAGATGATACGATTCGAACGAAAGCCCTGACAGGTAGATCTCCCATCGGGAAAGACCCACATAACTATTGCGCATAAATTGCTTGCCGCAATATAATAATGATTCTCAATTGCAACATGAATCCATCCAGGAACTCATCGTGTCGAAGCCGGACCTTACCCTGCATCAAGAAGTCCATGCTTTATACATAGACCACTATGGCTGGCTGCAAGGCTGGATACGCCGTAAATTGGGCAATGCGTTTGATGCCAATGACATGGCGCAGGATGTATTCATGCGTTTGCTATTGCGCAAGCAACCCGTTCAGGCTCATCAGCCTCGCGCTTTTCTATCCACCATTGCCCACGGTTTTGTGGTCGAGCACTGGCGGCGACGGGAACTGGAGCTGGCATGGCAGGAAACGCTGGCAAGTTGGCCAGCCCCCGAGGCACCCCCGCCTGAAAGTCGCCTGATATTCCTGGAAACGCTCATTGAGATTGATCGCACGCTTGATGCTCTCAAGCCCATGGTACGCAATGCTTTTCTGATGGCGCAGCTAGATGGCTTAACCTGCCCGCAGATTGCTGAACGAATCGGAGTCTCTCTGGCAACCGTAGAGCGCTACATAGCTAAAGCCTTACGGCATTGCTATACCTTGCGTTTTGAGCCATGAGCACCGCAATGCATTCCACATCTGCCGC
This genomic window contains:
- a CDS encoding sigma-70 family RNA polymerase sigma factor; the encoded protein is MSKPDLTLHQEVHALYIDHYGWLQGWIRRKLGNAFDANDMAQDVFMRLLLRKQPVQAHQPRAFLSTIAHGFVVEHWRRRELELAWQETLASWPAPEAPPPESRLIFLETLIEIDRTLDALKPMVRNAFLMAQLDGLTCPQIAERIGVSLATVERYIAKALRHCYTLRFEP